The Metabacillus schmidteae nucleotide sequence CTGGCTCCTAAGATTTTAGGTTCAATTACTCGTCGGACAATGGTAATAACAACGAAAAGTATAATTAAACCTATGCCAAGCTGTGTGTCTCCGAAAGCAAAATTGTATACAGCCCAAGGAACGAGGAAGGAACCAGCCCCTAAAATTGGCAAAATATCGACTAAAACAACTAATAGCGATAAAACGAGGGCATATTTTACATTTAAGATAAGAAGCCCTACAAATGACAAAATAAATGTAATGAGACAGAAGATAACCTGTGCTTTAAAAAAGCCAATAAAAGCTTTTAATAATTGAGTAACAACCAAATCAATTTTTTCCTTAGAAGAATCAGAAAAAATACTTAGAACTCTCGTCTTGATTTTTGGTAAATCTAGACAGAATAGGAACATGGCTACTAAGTAAATAATCGTGTGAACCAAAATTAATGGAATAGATGCGATAAAATCAAATAAATTTTTTGTAATAGATGTTGCTAATCCCAATACAAAATCCTTTAGCGATTCAATTGCTTGTTGAATTGTTGATAGGTACTCATTCGGAATTTGAATATAATAACCCTGAAAGTCTTTAATTAACGCTTGTGCTTCATCCGCGAAAAGGTAATAATAGTCTGGGAAATTTTTTGTAACATCCAACAATTGAACGACTAATGTTGTGATGATCCAGTAGCCACTTAACCCGAACACCAGCAGAAACAAGATAAAGACAAGGGTAACACTAAACTGTCGTTTTATTTTCAATGAACGTATACCAACTTGAACAGCGGGTTCTAATAAGATAGCTGTGATCAGTGCTAAAATGATGGGAATACAGTATGGAAT carries:
- the ytvI gene encoding sporulation integral membrane protein YtvI, encoding MSYKKIILLTIAIGIILFLIPYCIPIILALITAILLEPAVQVGIRSLKIKRQFSVTLVFILFLLVFGLSGYWIITTLVVQLLDVTKNFPDYYYLFADEAQALIKDFQGYYIQIPNEYLSTIQQAIESLKDFVLGLATSITKNLFDFIASIPLILVHTIIYLVAMFLFCLDLPKIKTRVLSIFSDSSKEKIDLVVTQLLKAFIGFFKAQVIFCLITFILSFVGLLILNVKYALVLSLLVVLVDILPILGAGSFLVPWAVYNFAFGDTQLGIGLIILFVVITIVRRVIEPKILGASIGISALSALISMYVGFELIGFIGLIAGPALIIILQALYQAGFIKLGKLNKI